ATAGACATGGGCCTGTCTGCAGTTCACatcgtgttataatatttaatattttttatttatatctaattattattctacttgTACAGTATATAAGATCAGTATGATCTGCACGAAACCTATACAACACAACACCTATGACATACGTAGTCGTGGATACATCGTTTTCGGAATGTCTAATTCGTTTCGAGATTAAATCATTATGCCGTTGACAATGTATACAACTACACAATTTGAACTGCGATGCTCGCTGATAATGACACCAtggagatataatattatcattatgcatACAAAAAATACGTGTTATATACAACTGTTAATCTTACACCCAATAAGACTTTTACTAGtattaaatagtacctactagtTTGAGATTATTGAAAAGCAAATGACTTGTAGTTAACCTATTTCATATAACAATAATCCATATAACCGTCATATGATGGGGGGGGTCCCGGGATAAGGTAAGGGGAAAGTTACTTTTTTGTgtagaattatatttaaaatagtaataagtaggtatttttaaaaatgtaaagcaaaaaaaatgtaggtggtatatgtacataatatttactcaaaAATAACTGAGTGGACTTTAAACAATTCTGGTGGAGGGAGGGTAGGCTCCAGCCTCAAAGTCACACGTATggctatataggtactgatgaTGTAgactgtttattgtttatacttatattagttatactGATGACTTTCTATTACTCAGTATACACACGCCTACGTCTTAATagaatatagcctataggtactctatataattatgattttaaacacGACGACAACCTCTGAATTGTAACACTACAACAAGGGGCATCCAACTCTGCAAACTAAACGTCTATTTTATAATCGCAACATAAGTAAAGCAAtagagtaatatataattatgcaataatatatgtatgtatcgatgtttaaaaaatacttaacaaatTCCATCTATTATTAGCGTGGTATATGCTTGTCacgtaaaatacaatttcaaagcATCtacgaaacaataatatacataatatataatgcttgGCTACGTAGCGTTTTAAGATTTACGAGTATATAGtaacttgtaggtatataacattcgCGTGGTGTAAATACGTGCGTCGCaaatatttacactatttatataataaacctaaCTGTTTGTCCGTCTCAAAAACGCGAGGCgagttaatatttacattacgtCACAGTCAACATAAAGATTGTATCCCGTAATTGTacaggatgattttttttatcgcgAACCAGGCAATGCCTATTTTAGTTTTCAGGTTGAAGAAAAATTATACTCGCTACCCaaggaaatattttgaaaaacctatatttaaggagtataattttttactaaacttggtttaaaatacatttcaagatAGCAAGTATTACAGCATCATAATTTgttcattatacatatttaaagcaTATATTTGGATAATTTTTAAAGGCACTATGTCATCATACATATTCGGTTGGTGTTCAGAGCATTTAATTCTCGGCTATGGTTATGACAAACTACGTGATATCAACACGACATACATTTCaatgtgttatataatacaatatgttatatatgtataattattgtatacctctTTTAGTTGTAGTGCATTGCCTCTTGCTGTCCGTCGCCCAGGCGCAAGAACTTGTGGAATCGTCGTATACTAGACCGGGTGGACACGGCATCTCGTTGGCGTTGCCGTCCACGCAATTGACGAACTTGTCGCAGACACCCTCGTCCCAATGCCTGTAGTAGCCGTTGGCCCGAGGACAGCCTTTAGACGGTTTCGGTTCCTCTGTGCAGGGATTAACAacgatatattaatttaaattaaatgttgtcattcgtaaatttaatattactcaaacaaatattcattacctatacattacatataattataccatacattgtaataatatgttttaactaaattacatttttaatttaaactaaaaattacgATGGGATAAAGCCAGAATactaacaacatattattatactttttatcaaatatttgaaatatttatattaggttgtatttaaaaatgtaatattgtcgtattgtcttaaaaatattatatttcataacagtaatattttaatttatatttatattattattctaaatactCTGTAATAATCTAGCAATAATTATAGACTCTAGTGCTTTAAGTTGTTTCaactttatcaataaaaaaattatgccatagcaatattattataataaatttaatttcacaatgtataggtagttaatGCCACACTAAAAAGGGCAATTTATTCAgatataacaaaacatttaaaaatgttgagtatTAGGTCTTTGTATAAATGGCAATGACTAGCATTGtagtactattataggtacactataatatatcagcctttaaaaaaaaaaaaaatgatcaccGTTCTACATTAATTATGGTCAGGGCAGCTCACGAGTTCGCCCACTGACACTTTTTGATACGTTTTTACGTTCAagtctgcatattatattatgttgttatgcGATATCGATCGGTTCGTAATATAACCGAACGGTCAATCACTTACCGAACAAAGTTACACACAGTTATaactcacaataataataataataatagaacacCATAAAATCATTTATGTATATGGATGaccgtatatatatgtacatatttataatatattagctgcTAATGCGATAAACACTTACGCTGAACGGTCCTCTGGCCGCAGTCCACGTTTACGGACGTATCACATTTCTCGTGACTCGGGCTGGAGTCGTCGAACAGCAATCCATCGGGGCAGAGTTTTTCCGTTAGTTCGCCATCTACGGAGCAGTGGTAGTACAGGTCGCATTGTATCTGATCGGCGTAGAACCCTGGTTTCTGGGGACATTGGAATTCACCGCGGTTGTTCTGTTGCTGTCCGAGCGCAAGgcctacacattatattttattattgtataatacgtaGAATAGGGAGGTCAGGGGAAGctgaaaataatttctttacaaggtgtaacagaaagacttgaccaaaaaaaaaaaatgttatgctacttaaacgtatgacaaaaattattaaaattatacgattagtaaaataaaagtaaaagaaGAAAGTAaagaaatatacccatgttagcaaatttccaaaaataatatttttaaaaaagttattgcgttccagattaatttaatcgaaaaaatattgaaatttaaaaaaattctaaaaaataaactacttgctttagatacatttttttaccatccaaatcattcttataatcagattcacaaattgactatttgaatttattcaaaaaattttatataaaattaaatttttttttattacacgtgtagtgcaagtggctataaatcatatatatatataaaaaagttttaaaatattgattagaataaaagttattccaaagtcagttctatctgttacatcCTGTATATATCGATTGATCATTAAAAATcgattaaaagtataattcgTCATCATCTCTAGGTCAGACACGAATTTACGCGGAAGttgcacaaataatattttaagaacatgTATAACCCTACATGGTGAGCAATTTTTTCATGAAGTAATTtcaatggttttaattttattgtgtcgtaatattgttgttgtcattgtaattaattaggtacctattcactAGGAAAACAATAATAGATTTAGGCACAgtcagattaaataaaaaataataataatcatgttaTTAACTCTGAAGAATTCAGTCTAAATCTGCTTCTGGATATGAGGCGTTAACTTAACAACTATAGAAATGCCTATGTATTATACAGGGGTGTTAAATGTCGAGTACAGGTAATCAATATAcgaatttacaatattatatattaattatatatgatgGAATTAGGCAGAAAAATGCCTTTCGAGGATATCTTTATGCACGTATtgacgatataaaatatatgggtatcgcgtgtacctatattatagtatgtataatattattatttatagcttaGGTATATGCGCAATTTCAGTATACCTACGTGATTTTATTAATGTAACGATGTACAACCCGGTTATAGTAatgtttatacatacatacacaggTGGTTATCAGAATTTTACATTACTAGACTGGattgtataaaatcatttttaataattattatatgcaataatatatataatattatatatatttttttttttgttagcttGTATTATAAACCATTagttttgtcaatataatatattttattatttaaccattaCATTTCGACGACATCACCGTTCGTACGGTATACCGTGGTATATCAGTTggtatcttaatatattttatcagttataaatctttatataccagctatatattatatataaccatataggtacttacccaCGAACAGAACAAGCGCAGCAGCGGTAGCGGTCGGAGCGTGCAGAACCATGGTTGGTAAAAGGCGAGCGGATTACGAATGGACCGGGTCTTCGGGCACGTATTAAAGCCAGCTATAGGTATACTCGTCGCGGACGGAAGACGAAAAACTAGTCGGAGCCCCCGCGTGCGACTTGTCGCGACCTCTGTTGTAGTGGTGCTGGCGACTTGCGGACAAAAGGTTTTTGAACTCCTATTcgctacaaaataataataatataatgcacgcACGTGATGATTTTCAATGGGCCCGTGTGAGAACTGCACTCTGcgttcgttataataataataataaaataataaatggacGCACAATAGAGATACGTGACGAAACACGGTGGCTCCACAACCTATGCTCCGAACGATTCTTCGACGAGTGTAGTTATGCGTATTACAGTGCACCTGTATcgactatatatatgtatactcgCATAGGCTTTACCGGCCGCCTCCTGCCTATAAGCTCTAGGACTCGTATATCCGGCTGTTTGAACACTCTGTGGAaatcgttaatataatattcgaatttttaaaatatttacaagaatCTCatctccataataatataataggtataatgttattatgtaaattgtcaGCCATCACTATTCAGATGTTTATAAGAAATCTGTGAGTGACCGTGAACCATATAACAGCAGCCGTTTGGCTCTCTAGTAcggcagtaggtacctacctacttaataacaatctaaaaccgtataatataatattatgttacacaaaGTTAGTTATTAGAAAAAACACGTGGCCATAGACACCCTGTATAATGCACACACATACTGGATGGCCGCTGGGTAGATTTATATTCGATTTCCTGACAATGCGTTTTACACGCCGTTTACGGGCATGTAGGTAACACGGGCGTAACCAAAAACACCGAAAGTGACctttacatatttgtattagCCCAACGGctgtatacatacataataatatcgtaatttgAAACTACCTGTATTACGACGTCCAACGATATTTTTATGTCCgcctatatagtaaaataaaattaaacgaatattcaatttgataaaaactattaacgagtaatttatatttacgggTTGTCTTTGACGATAAATGACTATCACCCAGAATTTTAATTGACGTATAAATGTCTAGTGGTTATTACGAGAATTTTAAGCAGATAATAACGACATAGGGCAATGTCGTTATTGTTTGGACGCATTATCCCGAGACgcaatgtatatgtatgtaatacGTGCGTTTACCGgctatattattgtgtagttaTTGTTTTCGAattaatttacgaaaaaaaaaaatacatgtaaaatatttatccctcaatttttttataatttttttattatagctaacaCGTGTACCAGGTATGACTAATGGAAAATTGTGTGGATTAAACAAGTTTTCACATCGTATTAAAATCAAGACACCTTTATATAGTTGCGTCATCAAACCAGTGCAACACTTGAATTTGGTGAAAGCTATATAGTAGAAACTGGACTGGAGGCGTTTAATTTGAGTATtagtataactaataattacataatttttaactatatcaaAACAAAGACATTAAAACAGGTCTGAtacattactaaaataaattatctaattagaaaaaaaatattcaacacgTAAGGTACTACGTTTACTTATTtggctataggtacctatacacttttattttgtaGCGTTTGTATAAGTTGAGTCtatgaaagtttaaaatgtgACTTTCACCTTTTTTAGTTGTTAAGAACACTCATTTTaactcaattataatatgttaatattataatttttatattggtataacatattataataattctgtaTAGCTTCGTTATAACTATGAGTTATTAGGTTTTGTAGATATTGTTtatatgtgtataggtatatacaattgtaACATTGTGGTTTAcaattattcttatttcttttttgaatggtattatattcatttatattttatttgttcatatacaatatatacctatgtatgtctaatatttttaaattataggtataaatataatattaaaacaattgataTGTACATGTTTTATACtgagaatttaatttaacatagtttgacttatattataatatattcatacctacttattttagcCAATTTTCGTAACTAAGTTactacaacattatattattatattccgaggctgaagaataaattaatgaatagcTTACAATAGGTGTTAGATTTTCCAAGAGATTGTTTCtggaataatatacctaataaaaaaaaaaaacaatgcaacaaaagtaattgtaataaagttaaattttatttagtattacatcatagtatgtattatgtatatatataaattcgt
This portion of the Acyrthosiphon pisum isolate AL4f chromosome A1, pea_aphid_22Mar2018_4r6ur, whole genome shotgun sequence genome encodes:
- the Cpap3-a2 gene encoding cuticular protein analogous to peritrophins 3-A2 isoform X1, producing MVLHAPTATAAALVLFVGLALGQQQNNRGEFQCPQKPGFYADQIQCDLYYHCSVDGELTEKLCPDGLLFDDSSPSHEKCDTSVNVDCGQRTVQQEPKPSKGCPRANGYYRHWDEGVCDKFVNCVDGNANEMPCPPGLVYDDSTSSCAWATDSKRQCTTTKRDALTDGFTCPDGDVVGPNGRILPHPTFAHPDDCQKFYICRNGVIPQYGSCSAGTVYNDVSFKCDDPENVPGCENYYENEDEKKGGKN